The Chryseobacterium sp. G0186 genome includes the window TTGTATCAAAGTAAACTCTATTGAAAATATTGCAGATGATTTATTATCCAATTCAATGGTAGATTTATTTGAAACCAATGATGCTATTAACATTATTAAGGTTTCATCCGTATTGAACTATCTTGAAATCGTAACTGATAAAGCCGAAGATGTTGCCAATACAATTGAGAACATCATGATTAAATACGCCTAAAAGATAACAATACATAGCAAAAAATGGAATTTCCGATTTTACTTGTAGTTATTATTGCGTTGGCTCTGATTTTTGATTATATCAATGGTTTTCATGATGCTGCCAACTCGATTGCAACTATCGTTTCTACAAAAGTTTTAACTCCATTCCAGGCTGTACTTTGGGCGGCGCTTTGGAACTTTGCAGCTTTCTTTATTGCTGCTTATATTATTGGAGAATTCAAAATTGGTAATACAATTGCCAAAACAGTTAATGAGAATTTTATCACCCTGGAAGTTATATTTTCCGGTCTTATGGCAGCCATTGCCTGGAACCTTTTAACATGGTGGTTTGGGATTCCTTCCTCATCATCACATACGTTGATCGGAGGGTTTCTGGGAGCAGCTTTAACGCACGCTTTTATGATGGATTACCACGATGTTGCAGCTGCACAACCAGCTCTTGGATTCTGGGATACTGCTAAAGAAGCGGCGATCCAGGTGACACATCAGAGTGTTGTAAAGTTTGATAAGGTAATTCCTATCTTCCTTTTCATTTTCATGGCACCGATCATAGGGATGATTATTTCGATCATTATTACCTTAATTATCGTTCACCTTTACAAAAAATCAAATCCTCATAAAGCTGATAAATCCTTCAAGAGATTACAGTTGGCTTCATCAGCATTGTTTAGTTTAGGACACGGTTTGAATGATGCTCAGAAAGTAATGGGAATCATTGGAGCAGCGGTAATTTATTATCACGTTAATATGCTTCAGGATGTACAGTACTTGAATATTCCTTCTGCAGAACGTTTTGATTATTTTGCACAGCATTATATTTGGGTTCCTTTAGTTTCATTTATAGCCATTGCATTAGGTACAATGAGTGGTGGTTGGAAGATCATCAAAACCATGGGAACTAAAATCACTAAGGTAACTTCATTAGAAGGAGTAAGTGCAGAAACAGCAGGAGCTATTACCTTATTCATCACAGACCATTTCGGTATTCCTGTATCTACAACACATACGATTACAGGTTCTATTATCGGGGTAGGATTAACAAAAAGAATTTCAGCGGTAAGATGGGGAATTACAGTAAGCTTACTTTGGGCTTGGGTATTAACCATTCCAATTTCAGCAATTGTAGCAGGAATTACATACCTTTTGGTAACTTTCCTTTCCTAAGATAAAAATTTACAACTTATCATATCAACTTTGTCCATTCGGGCAAAGTTTTTTGTTTTATAAAGCCTCAAAAAATCGTATTTTTGTTCAAATTATAAGATTTTATGGAATTTTTAGACAGATACCAACAGATTGTTGCTGACGCCATTAATAAGTACACTTTTAAAGATAAACCTACAGAATTGTATGATCCGATGAATTACATCATTTCCCATGGTGGAAAACGTCTTCGTCCCATTATGGTGCTGATGGCTTGTGATCTATTCGGTGGAGATCTTAAACAGGCAATAAAGCCGGCTTTGGCTATCGAGTTTTTCCATAACTTCACCCTGATCCATGATGATATTATGGATGAGGCTCCTTTAAGAAGAAATAAACCTACCATTCATACTTTACACGGTATTAATGTGGGAATTCTTTCCGGAGACGGGTTGATGCTTAAGGCTTATAAATTCTTTGAAGATCTTGAACCTGAAATTTTCAAGGCTTGTATCAGAATCTTTACCCATACAGGACTTCTTCTATGTGAGGGACAGCAATATGATATCAATTTTGAGACTCAGGAAAATGTAACTTTTGATGATTATATCAGAATGATTACTTATAAAACCGGAGTATTAAGTGCTTCTTCCTTTGAAATAGGAGCCTTAATTGCAAGAGCTGACTTTAAGGATGCGAAAGCTATCTTCAACTTTGGTAAGCATATTGGAATTGCTTTCCAGATCATGGATGATTATCTTGATGTCTTCGGAGATCAGGCTCAGTTTGGTAAAAAACATGCCGGAGATATCTACGAAAACAAGAAAACAGTTCTTTACCTATTGGCAAAAGAGCATGCTACAGAAGAGGAGAGAAAAGAACTGGATTACTGGTATTCTAAAAAGACAGATAATATCGATAAAATCTACGGGGTTGAAAAAATCTTCAGAAGAACAAAAGTAGATGAAAAAGCACTCCGTCTGATCGAAAAACATAATGAAATCGGTCAGAGCTATCTTCAGAAAATTGATATTCCTGAAGAGAAGAAAAAGCCATTCATTGAACTGGCAAACTATTTATTAAGAAGAGAAAGCTAATATAGGTAGCTGGAAATAGGTAGCGGTTATCAGGAACTGATCTGTTACCTATTTCCTGTAGCCTAATACCTTTACAATGAAATTCAGGACAGAAGTTGATATCCCAAAATCAGAGAGAAAAATTGAAATTGAAGATAAAATATTTTCAATCGGTTCCTGTTTTGCTTCTGAAATGACTGATCTGCTGAAAGACGGACAGCTTCAGACCTTGAACAATCCTTTTGGGACAATTTTTAATCCTTTTTCAATCAATAATGCTGTAAAAAGACTTCATGATTCCGAATTTTATGGGGAAGAAGAATTGATTATCTACAATGAGGAATATATTTCCCTGGACCATCATACCAGTTTTGATACCAGATATATTCACCAGACCTTAGATAAAATCAACGGTGCTATTGAAGAGGGAAATGCCTTTCTTCAGGAAGCTGACTGGATTATTATAACCTATGGATCTGCTTTTATCTATGAATTTATTCCAAAGCAGAAACTCGTGGCCAACTGCCATAAAATTCCACAGAAATTTTTTGAAAAAAGACTGCTTTCCCATCAGGAACTGACAGGCTCTATTTACAATACCATCCTGGAGCTTAAAGATATTTGTAAGGAAAATGTCCAAATCCTGTTTTCTGTTTCACCTGTGAGACATACCAAGGATGGGATGATTGAAAACCAATTGAGTAAATCTAAGCTGATTACGGCTATCCATGAATCCATTTCTATGTTTGAAGACTGTCATTATCTGCCTGTCTATGAAATTTTGATGGATGATCTTAGGGATTATCGTTTTTACAAGGAAGATATGATTCATCCAAGTACACAGGCTGTTAACTACATTTTTGATAAATTTGGAGATTCCTATTTTTCAGAAAGTACCCAAAGTTTTATCAAGGAAAACTTTAAAATCATCAAGGCTTTGGAACATAGGACCAATGATATGAAAGATCCGAAGTTTATTGAATTTAGGGAAAAGCTAGATCAAAGAATAGAAAACCAGCGTAAGAAAGTAAAGCATACCATATTCTGATGATTGATTTTACACGGATTGACTATTTAAAACAGGGAAATGAGAGGCAGAAAAAAGCCTATGAAGTTCTTACAAAATATAGTATTTTAGAAAAATTAGAACCCTATTCTGCTGTTCTGGTCGGAACCATTCCTATTGAAATTGATATTGAAAGCAGTGATCTTGATATTATTTGTGAGGTTGATCTGAGATTGGAAGAAGATTTTTTAGAATACCTTGCATTGAGCAATTTAATTCCGTTTGATATTGATGTTAAGATGGATAATATAATTGTAAACGGAGAACAAAGTATTGTCCTAAACTTTGTGCTGGATGGATTTCCCATTGAGATATTTGGACAGAACAAACCTGTTACAGATCAGAATGCTTACAGGCATATGATCTCAGAATATAAAATTTTACAGGAAAAAGGAGAAGATTTTAAACAAAAAATAATAAAGTTGAAGAGACAGGGAATCAAAACAGAACCTGCATTTGGATTGCTGATGAATCTCGAAAACCCCTACGAAGACCTGTTAAAGCTATAAGAAAATGATTGATACACATACACACCTATACGCAGAAGAATTTGATGAAGATAGAAAAGAAGCTATTCAAAGAGCTTTAGATAAGGGAATTACCGAATTTTATCTTCCTGCTATTGATTCTGAATCCCATGAAAAAATGTTGAAGTTGGAAGCAGAATATCCGAAGCATATTTTTTCAATGATGGGGCTTCATCCTTGTTATGTAAAACCGGAATCCTGGGAAAAGGAGTTAGAGATAGTTAAAGATTATCTTGACCAAAGAGCTTTCCCTGCAATAGGGGAAATTGGAATTGACTTATATTGGGATAAAACAACTCTTGATATTCAGATAAAGGCTTTTGAACAGCAAATCGACTGGGCGATAGAAAAAGATCTTCCCATTGTGATTCATACAAGAGAAAGCTTTGACGAAACATTTGATGTGCTAGAAAGAAAAAAACATCCGAAATTAAGGGGAATATTTCACTGTTTTTCAGGAAATCTGGAACAGGCCCATCATGCCATAGATTTGAATTTTATTTTAGGGATAGGTGGAGTAGTGACTTTTAAAAACGGAAAAATAGACCAGTTTCTGAATGAAATTCCTTTAGACAAAATTGTGTTGGAAACAGATTCTCCTTACTTAGCTCCAGTTCCACACCGAGGAAAAAGAAATGAAAGCTCATATCTCGATCTGGTAGCCGGTAAGCTGGTGGATATCTATGGAAAAGATTTTTCAGAGATCGATAGAATCACCACAGAGAATGCCAAAAATATTTTTCGTGCTTAATTCATAGGGATGAAATTACCGGATGGTGTTCTTTGCTGAAGATAAAAGATAGTAAATATGATGCTGCTATCTGCAATAGCATATTTTTGGGATGATATTGTTTGGTATTTTTCTAATTTATTTTACAAAAAAGCCTATTCGTTTTTTTGAAAATAAACAACTTATTCATCCAGGGAAAATTTCTTACGGGATCTACATGTATCATGCTATTGTAATGCAGCCTGTGGGCTTCATTTTACTTAAGTTAGTTGCTGTATATAACTTAAGCGATCCCGTAATTATTATTTCAAGTTTTCTTTCAGTGATCCTAATGACGATACTTGTTTCTCATCTCTCCTATAAATATTTTGAAAAGAGATTCCTTGTTTTAAAGAATAAGTATAGAACAACGTCCCGATAAAAAACTATTTTTTCCTTGTAAAGTTTTTATTCTTAGGCTTTTTAAATCCAGTAGGAGCTGCACCGGCAGGTTTCTTATTATTATTCGGCCTTGAATTATTATTGGAAGTTTTTGGTCTGTCAGAACCTCCAGAAGCAGGTTTGTTATTAGAATCCCTTTTCTGTGCCACCAAATCATCAGTGTGGAACGGATGGTTCTTGATAATAGGAATCTTCTTTCCGATAAGTTTCTCCGTGTTTTTTAGATTTAAAAGATCTAGTCCGTCTACAAACGAGATAGAGTTTCCTTCCGCACCGGCTCTTCCCGTTCTACCAATTCTGTGAACATAGGTCTCAGAAACGTCTGATAATTCAAAATTGATAACAAATTTTAATTCATCAATGTCAATTCCCCTTGCTGCAATATCTGTTGCTACAAGAACCCTTGTTTTTCCGGATTTGAAGTTATTAAGGGCGTTCTGTCTTGCATTTTGAGATTTGTTACCATGAATAGCTTCTGCAGAGATATTGTCTTTTTGAAGCTTTCTTGCAATTTTATCAGCTCCATGCTTTGTTCTTGCAAATACCAATACTGATTCTGAAATATCATTTTCCAGGATATGAGACAGCAAATTCAGTTTATTGTCTTTTTCTACAAAATAAACAGACTGTTTTATCGTGTCTGCTGTAGAAGAAACAGGCGTTACTTCTACCTTTACCGGATTGTTCAGGATAGAATTAGCTAATTTCTGAATTTCGCCAGGCATTGTTGCTGAAAAGAATAAAGTCTGTCTTCTCTGTGGCAAAAGCTTGATGATTCTCTTCACATCATGTACAAAACCCATATCAAGCATTCTGTCAGCTTCATCAAGAACAAATATTTCAATGTTTTTTAAGCTGATAATTCCCTGTGCAATAAAATCAAGAAGTCTTCCCGGTGTTGCAACCAGGATGTCAACTCCTTTTCTCAAAGCAGCTTCCTGATTTCCTTGTTTTACACCTCCAAAGATAACAAGTTGCTTTAAAGGAAGATATTTACCGTAGGCATTAATGTTTTCTTCGATCTGAATGGCCAATTCTCTGGTTGGAGTAAGAATTAAGGCTTTAATATGTTTATTCGGAGTCTTATTTTTAGATAGATTCTGTAAAATAGGAATGGAAAATGCTGCTGTTTTTCCTGTTCCTGTCTGCGCACAGCCTAAAAAGTCTGTACCTTTTAAAATTTCAGGAATAGATCTTTCCTGAATGGGTGTTGGAGTGGTATATCCCTGTTCCTGAATTGCCTTGGCAATAGGATCTATTAAGTTTAAGTCTGTAAAATTCAAATGAATTATTTTAAAATTTAAATAAAAATTCCCTCAGTCTGAAAGAATTACATTTTGCAAAGGTAGTTTAAAAATTTTTAAGAAATATCCCTGATGCTTAAAACAGTTTATCAAACCATAAAAGGGATTTCAATTATAAAAATAAATGGTTGTTCAGGTTGGACAGCCATTTATTTTTATACTATAATTAATACTCAATTCTTATTTGAATCGGTATCCAACCCCAGCCTGGAAAAATCCAACTTTCATTGGAGCTGATTCACTTTTGTTGATCTTAATGAAGTTGAAATTGTATCGAGCATCAATAAAGAACTTTTGATTAATTTTATATTCTGCTCCCAGAAAAGGGAAAAGGTTCAATGTTTTTATATTTTCAAGGTTTCCATTGTCCACTTCGCCAAAAACAGTGCTTGTTTTCACTTTAGAGGATATGTTAAACCCTAAGTTCATTCCTACAGATGCAGATAGTTTAGGAATTAAATAATATTTTAATGAAATTGGAACCTGTATCTGATTGAGCTTATAATCAGAAGTTAGGTTTCCCATATTTACAATTTCATTACCCACCAATTGAACCCAAGGATAGGCATCCTTACCACCCAATTGCGTATACAAAATCTCAGCTTGTATGCTAAATTGGGAAGATAGCGGTTGTTCTGCCAAAATACCTGCATAAAAAAAGGACTTTGAATCTAGTGGAATATCAAAGATTTTCATATTAGATAAAGTATATCCTCCTTTCACTCCAAAGCTTATAGGTTTGTCTGGTGTTTTTTGTGCATTAATGAAAGTTGAAGCAGCTAATAGTGCAACGAAAAAAATGTTCTTCTTCATGTTTCTTTTTTTGAGTTTAATGATTACGTTTTTATAAAAAAAAATAATTCCCTCATATTGGGGGAATTATTTTTACAAATATAGCTTAAATACTTTATAGAAACTATTTTATCTTAGTCCATTGCTGGCTCTTACGTAAATTTTCAAAGAAATGGTATACTTCTGAAAGCTTTTCACTGCCACGTTTACCATAATCTTGTACATTTTTAGCTGATCCATCATTGAAATTAATTCTTAAATAAGAAGTGGGAAGATCACTGATGTTTTTAGTACCATATTCATTATTTAAATTCTTTACATCCAATCCGTCAAGCAAACCGATCAGCTTATTGTAATCCTCTTCTTTGATGGTTCCTTTAAAAGTTCCTTCACGAGGTTTGGAAAACTCATCCTTCGACGGTTTATCATTAAAGTTAAAATGCTCAGCCTCAAAAACAGCAGTTCTGTCCGCATTGATAGTCATTTTAAAAACCGGGCAGAATCCAAAACACGGAATAGCTTCATATTCTATTTTTGAATAGTTGGAATTTGTTTTTTGTGAAGTACATGATAATAAAAATATAAAGGTACAAAGGCCAAGTAAATATTTCATAATTTAAATTTCAAAAGGATCTTTCAATAATTATTCCAATTTAGATGAAAAGGGGCTGATAGATTAAAAAGGTATAAAAAAAGGAGAAACACGATGGCTTCTCCTTTTTATTTTTTCAATTGATCACAAACTGCGGATCAAAATATTTGTTATCCATGTAACTGTTTCCAGATCGCATCTTTCAGTTCTACAAGGCCTTCTCCTGTAACTCCTGAGAAGAATAGAGGTTGCTTGTTTTCAGGGAATTCAGCAGAGATCTCTTTTTTCAGTTCATCATCCAAAAGGTCAGATTTTGAAACAGAAATAATGAAATCCTTATCTAAAAGTTCCGGATTATATTCTTTTAATTCATTTTCAAGAATCTTAAACTCCTGGAAATGATCTTCAGAGTCTGCCGGAATTAAAAACAAAAGAATTGAGTTTCTTTCAATATGTCTAAGGAATCTGTGTCCTAATCCTTTTCCTTCAGCTGCTCCTTCAATAATTCCCGGAATGTCAGCCATTACAAATGATTTGTAATTTCTGTAATCAACAATTCCAAGGTTAGGAGTCAGTGTAGTAAAGGCATAATTTGCAATTTTAGGCTTTGCTGCAGAAACAGAGGCTAAAAGAGTAGATTTTCCAGCATTTGGAAATCCAACCAAACCTACATCCGCTAAGATTTTAAGCTCAAAAACAACATAACCTTCCTCACCATCCATTCCAGGTTGAGCATATCTTGGAGTCTGATTGGTAGAAGATTTGAAAAATTCATTTCCTCTTCCGCCTTTTCCGCCCTCCATCAGGATGATTTCCTGTTTGTCTTCAAGGATTTCTCCTATGATTTCTCCTTCTTCATTTTTGGCGATGCTCCCAATTGGAACATCAATATAAATATCTGCTCCGTCTGCTCCGGTCAGCTGATTTTTTGCTCCGTTTTCACCACGTTCTGCTTTTATGTGACGGGTGTATCGAAGGGGAAGTAAAGTCCATTCCTGAGCATTTCCTCTCATGATGACGTGTCCTCCACGACCTCCATCACCTCCATCAGGACCTCCCTTAGGAATATATTTTTCACGACGAAGATGGGCAGAACCAGCACCTCCGTGTCCGCTTTTACAATGGATTTTTACGTAATCTACAAAGTTTGACATAATTGTTAGGGTTTAGGCCTTAGGGGTTAGGGAATAGATATTTAACTATGCTAAATCCTAATCCCTAAATCCTAAATCCTTATTTAATTTTCTCTACTTCAGCGAAAAGCTTTTGGGAAATCTCATTGATTTCTCCTACGCCATTTACTTCAACATATTTTCCTTGTTGCTTGTAAAGCTCGGCTACTTCTGCTGTTTTAGTATAATATTCTTTAATTCTGTTTTCGATGATCTCTACATTGCTGTCGTCAGATCTACCGCTGGTTTCTCCTCTTTTCAGAAGTCTCTCAACCAAGATTTTATCTTCTACGATCAATGAAAGACAAATGTCAATCTCATCATTCAGTTCTTCTTTAACGATTTTTTCCAGTGCCTCTGTCTGAGCAGTAGTTCTTGGATAACCATCAAAAATAAAACCATTGGTATCGGTAGGTTTTCTGATCTCATCAATCAGCATATCTGTTGTTACCTGATCCGGAACCAATTCTCCCTTATCGATGTAAGACTTAGCCAATTTCCCAAGTTCAGTGTCGTTTTTCATGTTGTATCTGAAAAGATCACCTGTTGAAACCTGCTTTAAGTTAAATTTCTCGATTAGATTCTGAGCTTGTGTTCCTTTTCCACTTCCTGGAGGGCCGAACAGAACAATGTTTATCATAATGTTGATTCGCTTCCGGTCTTTAATAATAGGATGACTGTTGACCTTTAGCTTTTTTAAGTTAATATTTTACTTTTATTTCGATTAAGTTTTAAAGCTAACAGCCAATAGCCGGTAGCTAATGACAATAATTAATGGTTGATTTGTCCGTCTTCTAATTGGTACAAATTAGGTAGGTTTCTTCCCAATTCATCATAATCCAATCCGTAACCAAGTACAAATTTGTTTGGAATTTCCTTTCCGATGTAATCCAACTTGAAATCTTTCTTGTAAATCTCAGGCTTCAATAAGAAACTTGCCAGTTTTACAGATTTAGGACGTTGGGTTTCCTTAAAATACTTGAAAAGA containing:
- a CDS encoding polyprenyl synthetase family protein, translating into MEFLDRYQQIVADAINKYTFKDKPTELYDPMNYIISHGGKRLRPIMVLMACDLFGGDLKQAIKPALAIEFFHNFTLIHDDIMDEAPLRRNKPTIHTLHGINVGILSGDGLMLKAYKFFEDLEPEIFKACIRIFTHTGLLLCEGQQYDINFETQENVTFDDYIRMITYKTGVLSASSFEIGALIARADFKDAKAIFNFGKHIGIAFQIMDDYLDVFGDQAQFGKKHAGDIYENKKTVLYLLAKEHATEEERKELDYWYSKKTDNIDKIYGVEKIFRRTKVDEKALRLIEKHNEIGQSYLQKIDIPEEKKKPFIELANYLLRRES
- a CDS encoding DUF4269 domain-containing protein, giving the protein MIDFTRIDYLKQGNERQKKAYEVLTKYSILEKLEPYSAVLVGTIPIEIDIESSDLDIICEVDLRLEEDFLEYLALSNLIPFDIDVKMDNIIVNGEQSIVLNFVLDGFPIEIFGQNKPVTDQNAYRHMISEYKILQEKGEDFKQKIIKLKRQGIKTEPAFGLLMNLENPYEDLLKL
- a CDS encoding TatD family hydrolase — encoded protein: MIDTHTHLYAEEFDEDRKEAIQRALDKGITEFYLPAIDSESHEKMLKLEAEYPKHIFSMMGLHPCYVKPESWEKELEIVKDYLDQRAFPAIGEIGIDLYWDKTTLDIQIKAFEQQIDWAIEKDLPIVIHTRESFDETFDVLERKKHPKLRGIFHCFSGNLEQAHHAIDLNFILGIGGVVTFKNGKIDQFLNEIPLDKIVLETDSPYLAPVPHRGKRNESSYLDLVAGKLVDIYGKDFSEIDRITTENAKNIFRA
- a CDS encoding porin family protein; amino-acid sequence: MKKNIFFVALLAASTFINAQKTPDKPISFGVKGGYTLSNMKIFDIPLDSKSFFYAGILAEQPLSSQFSIQAEILYTQLGGKDAYPWVQLVGNEIVNMGNLTSDYKLNQIQVPISLKYYLIPKLSASVGMNLGFNISSKVKTSTVFGEVDNGNLENIKTLNLFPFLGAEYKINQKFFIDARYNFNFIKINKSESAPMKVGFFQAGVGYRFK
- a CDS encoding GSCFA domain-containing protein produces the protein MKFRTEVDIPKSERKIEIEDKIFSIGSCFASEMTDLLKDGQLQTLNNPFGTIFNPFSINNAVKRLHDSEFYGEEELIIYNEEYISLDHHTSFDTRYIHQTLDKINGAIEEGNAFLQEADWIIITYGSAFIYEFIPKQKLVANCHKIPQKFFEKRLLSHQELTGSIYNTILELKDICKENVQILFSVSPVRHTKDGMIENQLSKSKLITAIHESISMFEDCHYLPVYEILMDDLRDYRFYKEDMIHPSTQAVNYIFDKFGDSYFSESTQSFIKENFKIIKALEHRTNDMKDPKFIEFREKLDQRIENQRKKVKHTIF
- a CDS encoding inorganic phosphate transporter, producing MEFPILLVVIIALALIFDYINGFHDAANSIATIVSTKVLTPFQAVLWAALWNFAAFFIAAYIIGEFKIGNTIAKTVNENFITLEVIFSGLMAAIAWNLLTWWFGIPSSSSHTLIGGFLGAALTHAFMMDYHDVAAAQPALGFWDTAKEAAIQVTHQSVVKFDKVIPIFLFIFMAPIIGMIISIIITLIIVHLYKKSNPHKADKSFKRLQLASSALFSLGHGLNDAQKVMGIIGAAVIYYHVNMLQDVQYLNIPSAERFDYFAQHYIWVPLVSFIAIALGTMSGGWKIIKTMGTKITKVTSLEGVSAETAGAITLFITDHFGIPVSTTHTITGSIIGVGLTKRISAVRWGITVSLLWAWVLTIPISAIVAGITYLLVTFLS
- a CDS encoding adenylate kinase, which gives rise to MINIVLFGPPGSGKGTQAQNLIEKFNLKQVSTGDLFRYNMKNDTELGKLAKSYIDKGELVPDQVTTDMLIDEIRKPTDTNGFIFDGYPRTTAQTEALEKIVKEELNDEIDICLSLIVEDKILVERLLKRGETSGRSDDSNVEIIENRIKEYYTKTAEVAELYKQQGKYVEVNGVGEINEISQKLFAEVEKIK
- a CDS encoding DEAD/DEAH box helicase, giving the protein MNFTDLNLIDPIAKAIQEQGYTTPTPIQERSIPEILKGTDFLGCAQTGTGKTAAFSIPILQNLSKNKTPNKHIKALILTPTRELAIQIEENINAYGKYLPLKQLVIFGGVKQGNQEAALRKGVDILVATPGRLLDFIAQGIISLKNIEIFVLDEADRMLDMGFVHDVKRIIKLLPQRRQTLFFSATMPGEIQKLANSILNNPVKVEVTPVSSTADTIKQSVYFVEKDNKLNLLSHILENDISESVLVFARTKHGADKIARKLQKDNISAEAIHGNKSQNARQNALNNFKSGKTRVLVATDIAARGIDIDELKFVINFELSDVSETYVHRIGRTGRAGAEGNSISFVDGLDLLNLKNTEKLIGKKIPIIKNHPFHTDDLVAQKRDSNNKPASGGSDRPKTSNNNSRPNNNKKPAGAAPTGFKKPKNKNFTRKK
- a CDS encoding DUF6438 domain-containing protein, giving the protein MKYLLGLCTFIFLLSCTSQKTNSNYSKIEYEAIPCFGFCPVFKMTINADRTAVFEAEHFNFNDKPSKDEFSKPREGTFKGTIKEEDYNKLIGLLDGLDVKNLNNEYGTKNISDLPTSYLRINFNDGSAKNVQDYGKRGSEKLSEVYHFFENLRKSQQWTKIK
- the obgE gene encoding GTPase ObgE, which produces MSNFVDYVKIHCKSGHGGAGSAHLRREKYIPKGGPDGGDGGRGGHVIMRGNAQEWTLLPLRYTRHIKAERGENGAKNQLTGADGADIYIDVPIGSIAKNEEGEIIGEILEDKQEIILMEGGKGGRGNEFFKSSTNQTPRYAQPGMDGEEGYVVFELKILADVGLVGFPNAGKSTLLASVSAAKPKIANYAFTTLTPNLGIVDYRNYKSFVMADIPGIIEGAAEGKGLGHRFLRHIERNSILLFLIPADSEDHFQEFKILENELKEYNPELLDKDFIISVSKSDLLDDELKKEISAEFPENKQPLFFSGVTGEGLVELKDAIWKQLHG